One window of the Klebsiella sp. WP3-W18-ESBL-02 genome contains the following:
- the rplD gene encoding 50S ribosomal protein L4 has protein sequence MELVLKDAQSALTVSETTFGRDFNEALVHQVVVAYAAGARQGTRAQKTRAEVTGSGKKPWRQKGTGRARSGSIKSPIWRSGGVTFAARPQDHSQKVNKKMYRGALKSILSELVRQDRLIVVEKFSVEAPKTKLLAQKLKDMALEDVLIITGELDENLFLAARNLHKVDVRDATGIDPVSLIAFDKVVMTADAVKQVEEMLA, from the coding sequence ATGGAATTAGTATTGAAAGACGCGCAGAGCGCGCTGACTGTTTCCGAAACTACCTTCGGTCGTGATTTCAACGAAGCGCTGGTTCACCAGGTTGTTGTTGCTTATGCAGCTGGTGCTCGTCAGGGTACTCGTGCTCAGAAGACTCGTGCTGAAGTAACTGGTTCTGGTAAAAAACCATGGCGCCAGAAAGGTACCGGCCGTGCGCGTTCAGGTTCTATCAAGAGCCCGATCTGGCGTTCTGGTGGCGTGACCTTCGCTGCTCGTCCGCAGGACCACAGTCAAAAAGTTAACAAAAAGATGTACCGCGGCGCGCTGAAAAGCATCCTGTCCGAACTGGTACGTCAGGATCGTCTGATCGTTGTCGAGAAGTTCTCTGTTGAAGCGCCTAAAACTAAGCTGCTGGCACAGAAACTGAAAGACATGGCTCTGGAAGATGTGCTGATCATCACCGGTGAGCTGGACGAAAACCTGTTCCTGGCTGCGCGCAACCTGCACAAGGTTGACGTACGCGATGCAACTGGTATCGACCCGGTTAGCCTGATCGCCTTCGACAAAGTCGTAATGACTGCTGATGCTGTTAAGCAAGTTGAGGAGATGCTGGCATGA
- the rplW gene encoding 50S ribosomal protein L23 — protein sequence MIREERLLKVLRAPHVSEKASTAMEKTNTIVLKVAKDATKAEIKAAVQKLFEVEVEVVNTLVVKGKVKRHGQRIGRRSDWKKAYVTLKEGQNLDFVGGAE from the coding sequence ATGATTCGTGAAGAACGTCTGCTGAAGGTGCTGCGCGCACCGCACGTTTCTGAAAAAGCGTCTACTGCGATGGAAAAAACTAACACCATCGTTCTCAAAGTTGCTAAAGACGCGACCAAAGCAGAAATCAAAGCTGCTGTGCAGAAACTGTTTGAAGTCGAAGTCGAAGTCGTTAACACCCTGGTTGTTAAAGGGAAAGTTAAACGTCACGGACAGCGTATCGGTCGTCGTAGCGACTGGAAAAAAGCTTACGTCACCCTGAAGGAAGGCCAGAATCTGGACTTCGTTGGCGGCGCTGAGTAA
- the rplB gene encoding 50S ribosomal protein L2, whose translation MAVVKCKPTSPGRRHVVKVVNPELHKGKPFAPLLEKNSKSGGRNNNGRITTRHIGGGHKQAYRIVDFKRNKDGIPAVVERLEYDPNRSANIALVLYKDGERRYILAPKGLKAGDQIQSGVDAAIKAGNTLPMRNIPVGSTVHNVEMKPGKGGQLARSAGTYVQIVARDGAYVTLRLRSGEMRKVEADCRATLGEVGNAEHMLRVLGKAGAARWRGVRPTVRGTAMNPVDHPHGGGEGRNFGKHPVSPWGVQTKGKKTRSNKRTDKFIVRRRSK comes from the coding sequence ATGGCAGTTGTTAAATGTAAACCGACATCTCCGGGTCGTCGCCACGTTGTTAAAGTGGTTAACCCTGAGCTGCACAAGGGCAAACCTTTTGCTCCGCTGCTGGAAAAAAACAGCAAATCCGGTGGTCGTAACAACAATGGCCGTATCACCACTCGTCACATTGGTGGTGGTCACAAGCAGGCTTACCGTATTGTTGACTTCAAACGCAACAAAGATGGTATCCCGGCAGTTGTTGAACGTCTTGAGTACGATCCGAACCGCTCCGCGAACATCGCGCTGGTTCTGTACAAAGACGGCGAGCGCCGTTACATCCTGGCCCCGAAAGGCCTGAAAGCTGGCGACCAGATTCAGTCTGGCGTTGATGCTGCAATCAAAGCAGGTAACACCCTGCCGATGCGCAATATCCCGGTTGGTTCTACCGTTCATAACGTAGAAATGAAACCAGGTAAAGGCGGTCAGCTGGCACGTTCCGCTGGTACTTACGTTCAGATCGTTGCTCGTGATGGTGCTTATGTCACCCTGCGTCTGCGTTCTGGTGAAATGCGTAAAGTCGAAGCAGACTGCCGTGCAACTCTGGGCGAAGTTGGCAATGCTGAGCATATGCTGCGCGTTCTGGGTAAAGCCGGTGCTGCACGCTGGCGTGGTGTTCGTCCGACCGTTCGCGGTACCGCGATGAACCCAGTCGATCACCCACATGGTGGTGGTGAAGGTCGTAACTTTGGTAAGCACCCGGTATCCCCGTGGGGCGTTCAGACCAAAGGTAAAAAGACCCGCAGCAACAAGCGTACTGATAAATTCATCGTACGTCGCCGTAGCAAATAA
- the rpsS gene encoding 30S ribosomal protein S19 produces the protein MPRSLKKGPFIDLHLLKKVEKAVESGDKKPLRTWSRRSTIFPNMIGLTIAVHNGRQHVPVFVTDEMVGHKLGEFAPTRTYRGHAADKKAKKK, from the coding sequence ATGCCACGTTCTCTCAAGAAAGGTCCTTTTATTGACCTGCACTTGCTGAAGAAGGTAGAGAAAGCGGTGGAAAGCGGAGACAAGAAGCCCCTGCGCACTTGGTCCCGTCGTTCAACGATCTTTCCTAACATGATCGGTTTGACCATCGCTGTCCATAATGGTCGTCAGCACGTTCCAGTCTTTGTTACCGACGAAATGGTTGGTCACAAACTGGGTGAATTCGCACCGACTCGTACTTATCGCGGCCACGCTGCTGATAAAAAAGCGAAGAAGAAATAA
- the rplV gene encoding 50S ribosomal protein L22 has translation METLAQHRHARSSAQKVRLVADLIRGKKVSQALEILTYTNKKAAVLVKKVLESAIANAEHNDGADIDDLKVTKIFVDEGPSMKRIMPRAKGRADRILKRTSHITVVVSDR, from the coding sequence ATGGAAACTTTAGCTCAACATCGCCATGCTCGTTCTTCTGCTCAGAAGGTTCGCCTTGTTGCTGACCTGATTCGCGGTAAGAAAGTGTCGCAGGCACTGGAAATTCTGACCTACACCAATAAGAAAGCGGCTGTACTGGTCAAGAAAGTTCTGGAATCTGCCATTGCTAACGCTGAACACAACGATGGCGCTGACATTGACGATCTGAAAGTTACGAAAATTTTCGTAGACGAAGGCCCGAGCATGAAGCGCATTATGCCGCGTGCGAAAGGTCGTGCAGATCGCATCCTGAAGCGCACCAGCCACATCACTGTGGTTGTGTCCGATCGCTGA
- the rpsC gene encoding 30S ribosomal protein S3, producing the protein MGQKVHPNGIRLGIVKPWNSTWFANTKEFADNLDSDFKVRQYLTKELAKASVSRIVIERPAKSIRVTIHTARPGIVIGKKGEDVEKLRKVVADIAGVPAQINIAEVRKPELDAKLVADSITSQLERRVMFRRAMKRAVQNAMRLGAKGIKVEVSGRLGGAEIARTEWYREGRVPLHTLRADIDYNTSEAHTTYGVIGVKVWIFKGEILGGMAAVEQPEPAAQPKKQQRKGRK; encoded by the coding sequence ATGGGTCAGAAAGTACATCCTAATGGTATTCGCCTGGGTATTGTAAAACCATGGAACTCAACCTGGTTTGCGAACACCAAAGAATTCGCTGACAACCTGGACAGCGACTTTAAAGTACGTCAGTACCTGACTAAGGAACTGGCGAAGGCGTCCGTATCTCGTATCGTTATCGAACGTCCGGCTAAGAGCATCCGTGTGACCATTCACACTGCTCGCCCGGGTATCGTGATCGGTAAGAAAGGTGAAGACGTAGAAAAACTGCGCAAAGTCGTAGCTGATATTGCTGGCGTTCCTGCCCAGATCAATATCGCCGAAGTGCGTAAGCCTGAACTGGACGCAAAACTGGTTGCTGACAGCATCACTTCTCAGCTGGAACGTCGCGTTATGTTCCGTCGTGCTATGAAGCGTGCTGTACAGAACGCAATGCGTCTGGGCGCTAAAGGTATCAAAGTTGAAGTTAGCGGCCGTCTGGGCGGCGCGGAAATCGCACGTACCGAATGGTACCGCGAAGGTCGCGTACCGCTGCACACTCTGCGTGCTGACATCGACTACAACACCTCTGAAGCGCACACCACTTATGGTGTAATCGGCGTTAAGGTATGGATCTTCAAAGGTGAGATCCTGGGTGGTATGGCTGCTGTTGAACAACCGGAACCGGCTGCTCAACCTAAAAAGCAGCAGCGTAAAGGCCGTAAATAA
- the rplP gene encoding 50S ribosomal protein L16: MLQPKRTKFRKVHKGRNRGLAQGTDVSFGSFGLKAVGRGRLTARQIEAARRAMTRAVKRQGKIWIRVFPDKPITEKPLAVRMGKGKGNVEYWVALIQPGKVLYEMDGVPEELAREAFGLAAAKLPIKTTFVTKTVM; this comes from the coding sequence ATGTTACAACCAAAGCGTACAAAATTCCGTAAAGTGCACAAAGGCCGTAACCGCGGTCTGGCGCAGGGTACGGATGTTAGCTTCGGCAGCTTCGGCCTGAAAGCTGTTGGCCGTGGTCGTCTGACTGCCCGTCAGATCGAAGCAGCACGTCGTGCAATGACCCGTGCAGTTAAGCGTCAAGGTAAGATCTGGATCCGTGTATTCCCGGACAAACCGATCACCGAAAAACCGCTGGCAGTGCGTATGGGTAAAGGTAAAGGTAACGTGGAGTATTGGGTTGCCTTGATCCAACCGGGCAAAGTCCTGTATGAAATGGACGGTGTTCCGGAAGAGCTGGCCCGTGAAGCATTCGGCCTCGCTGCAGCGAAACTGCCGATCAAAACCACCTTTGTAACTAAGACGGTGATGTAA
- the rpmC gene encoding 50S ribosomal protein L29, whose protein sequence is MKAKELREKSVEELNAELLNLLREQFNLRMQAASGQLQQTHLLKQVRRDVARVKTLLTQKAGA, encoded by the coding sequence ATGAAAGCAAAAGAGCTGCGTGAAAAAAGCGTTGAAGAGCTGAACGCTGAGCTGCTGAACCTGCTGCGTGAGCAGTTCAACCTGCGCATGCAGGCTGCAAGTGGCCAGCTGCAACAGACTCACCTGCTGAAGCAGGTTCGTCGTGATGTTGCACGCGTTAAGACTTTACTGACTCAGAAGGCGGGTGCGTAA
- the rpsQ gene encoding 30S ribosomal protein S17 yields the protein MTDKIRTLQGRVVSAKMEKSIVVAIERMVKHPVYGKFIKRTTKLHVHDENNECGMGDVVEIRECRPLSKTKSWTLVRVVEKAVL from the coding sequence ATGACCGATAAAATCCGTACTCTGCAAGGTCGCGTAGTTAGCGCAAAAATGGAGAAATCCATTGTTGTTGCTATCGAACGTATGGTGAAACACCCGGTATACGGCAAATTCATCAAACGTACGACCAAACTGCACGTACATGACGAGAACAACGAATGCGGCATGGGCGACGTGGTTGAAATCCGCGAATGCCGTCCGCTGTCCAAGACTAAATCCTGGACGCTGGTTCGCGTTGTAGAGAAAGCGGTTCTGTAA
- the rplN gene encoding 50S ribosomal protein L14: MIQEQTMLNVADNSGARRVMCIKVLGGSHRRYAGVGDIIKITIKEAIPRGKVKKGDVLKAVVVRTKKGVRRPDGSVIRFDGNACVILNNNSEQPIGTRIFGPVTRELRNEKFMKIISLAPEVL; encoded by the coding sequence ATGATCCAAGAACAGACTATGCTGAACGTCGCCGACAACTCCGGTGCACGTCGCGTAATGTGTATCAAGGTTCTGGGTGGCTCGCACCGTCGCTACGCAGGCGTAGGCGACATCATCAAGATCACCATCAAAGAAGCAATTCCGCGTGGTAAGGTCAAAAAAGGTGATGTGCTGAAGGCGGTAGTGGTGCGCACCAAGAAGGGTGTTCGTCGCCCGGACGGTTCTGTCATTCGCTTCGATGGTAATGCATGCGTTATTTTAAACAATAACAGCGAGCAGCCTATCGGTACGCGTATTTTTGGGCCGGTAACTCGTGAACTTCGTAACGAGAAGTTCATGAAAATTATCTCTCTGGCACCAGAAGTACTCTAA